One Gossypium raimondii isolate GPD5lz chromosome 3, ASM2569854v1, whole genome shotgun sequence genomic window carries:
- the LOC105796169 gene encoding uncharacterized protein LOC105796169 codes for MAESGSEFPGFQICVHKEELVFRRPLSRLQRRAPRPLQIKPNADGKASPSQAMDFNLKSSSSSSSAAAAAAATSSTSFSSFYQSKDPIPLLSPLVLPTLLQSSYLHQEGNTAT; via the coding sequence ATGGCAGAATCTGGTAGTGAGTTCCCAGGGTTCCAAATTTGTGTTCACAAAGAGGAACTGGTATTTAGAAGGCCACTGAGCAGGCTTCAAAGACGAGCCCCTCGTCCTTTGCAGATTAAGCCCAATGCTGATGGCAAGGCTTCACCATCACAAGCAATGGACTTCAATTTAaagtcatcatcatcatcatcatcagcagcagcagcagcagcagcaacatCTTCGACTTCATTTAGTTCCTTCTATCAAAGTAAAGATCCCATTCCTCTACTATCACCTCTTGTTTTGCCTACTTTGCTTCAATCATCTTATCTCCATCAAGAAGGGAATACAGCAACATAA
- the LOC105794262 gene encoding ACT domain-containing protein ACR4 → MEMNMSFSHDMGDEYEKFIRRMNPPRVVIDNEACKNATVIRVDCANEHGILLEVVQILTDLNLIINKAYISADGNWFMDVFNVTDQDGNKITDEGILDYITKSLGPESCFTSAMRSVGVKQTMDHTEIELTGSDRPGLLSELSAVLKHLKCNVVNAEVWTHNTRAAAVIQVTDEETGTSITNLERLSRIKALLCNVLKGSNKSSLAKTIVSHSVTHTDRRLHQMMFADRDYEQTGDDVLEDRQRPNVDVVNWYDKDYSVVTIRCKDRPKLLFDTVCTLTDMGYVVFHAKIDTEGPQSYQEYYIRHVDGSPVKSDAERQRVTQCLEAAIKRRVSEGLKLELCTTDRVGLLSDVTRIFRENSLTVSRAEVTTKDGKAVNTFYVRDASGYPVDAKTIEFIRQVIGQTILKVKGSPEDVKSVSQESPTRFLFGGLFKSRSFVNFSLVRSYS, encoded by the exons ATGG AGATGAACATGAGCTTTTCACATGACATGGGTGATGAATATGAAAAATTCATTAGAAGAATGAATCCGCCCAG GGTTGTTATTGATAATGAAGCTTGCAAGAATGCAACTGTGATAAGG GTTGACTGTGCAAACGAACATGGAATCCTTCTTGAAGTTGTACAAATCCTGACTGATCTTAACCTTATCATTAATAAAGCCTACATATCTGCTGATGGCAATTGGTTCATGGATG TTTTTAATGTTACTGATCAAGATGGAAACAAAATCACAGATGAAGGTATTCTAGATTATATTACAAAG TCTCTGGGGCCAGAATCTTGCTTCACATCTGCAATGAGATCTGTTGGGGTGAAGCAAACAATGGACCACACTGAAATTGAGTTAACAGGGAGTGACAGACCAGGGTTGCTATCTGAATTAAGCGCGGTCCTTAAGCATCTTAAATGCAATGTAGTGAATGCCGAAGTATGGACACATAACACCCGTGCTGCAGCTGTGATACAAGTGACTGATGAGGAAACAGGAACATCAATTACCAACCTAGAAAGGCTATCTAGGATAAAGGCACTTCTTTGCAATGTACTTAAGGGAAGCAACAAATCTAGTTTAGCCAAAACCATAGTTTCTCATTCGGTCACACATACTGATAGAAGGCTTCACCAAATGATGTTTGCGGACAGGGATTATGAACAGACCGGTGATGATGTTTTGGAGGACAGGCAAAGGCCGAATGTGGatgttgtgaattggtatgaCAAGGACTATTCAGTGGTTACCATTAGGTGTAAAGATAGACCAAAACTTCTCTTTGATACGGTTTGCACCTTGACCGATATGGGGTATGTAGTGTTTCATGCAAAAATTGATACCGAGGGGCCACAGTCTTATCAG GAATATTACATTCGTCATGTAGATGGATCTCCTGTTAAATCAGATGCAGAGAGACAAAGAGTAACTCAGTGTCTTGAAGCGGCAATTAAGAGAAGGGTATCTGAG GGCTTGAAGCTAGAACTTTGCACAACAGACAGAGTTGGATTGCTATCTGATGTCACTCGCATATTCAGGGAGAATAGCCTCACTGTCAGCCGAGCAGAAGTGACAACCAAAGATGGCAAAGCTGTTAACACATTCTATGTTCGGGATGCATCGGGGTATCCTGTCGATGCCAAGACCATAGAATTCATCCGGCAAGTGATCGGGCAGACCATACTAAAAGTTAAAGGCAGCCCTGAAGACGTAAAATCAGTTTCTCAGGAATCTCCAACTAGGTTCCTATTTGGTGGTCTCTTCAAGTCAAGATCTTTTGTAAATTTCAGCTTGGTCAGGTCTTATTCCTAA
- the LOC105794263 gene encoding uncharacterized protein LOC105794263 isoform X2 yields MPSISKANREEVLEKAEKDLAAVRDQHISRLVKELQGTDFWKLRRAYSPGVQEYVEAATFFKFCQTGTLLNLDEINASLLSLSDPSLEPLQINLLDYLLGLADLTGELMRLAIGRISDGEVEYSERICQFVRDIYRELTLLVPLMDDGSDMKTKMDTMLQSVVKIENACFSVRVRGSEYIPLLGSSDPSSFLVGVSDAEL; encoded by the exons ATGCCCTC AATCAGTAAAGCCAACAGAGAGGAAGTTTTGGAAAAGGCCGAAAAGGATTTAGCTGCAGTGAGAGATCAGCATATTTCCCGACTGGTGAAAGAGTTGCAAGGGACTGATTTTTGGAAGCTACGGCGAGCATACTCTCCGGGG GTACAAGAGTACGTTGAAGCTGCAACATTCTTCAAATTCTGCCAAACCGGAACTCTTTTGAATCTTGATGAGATAAATGCTAGTTTACTATCACTTAGTGATCCATCTCTTGAGCCTTTGCAAATTAACCTCCTTGACTATCTCTTAGGG CTAGCAGATTTGACTGGAGAGCTGATGCGGTTAGCAATTGGTCGAATATCTGATGGTGAAGTAGAATATTCTGAGAGAATATGCCAGTTTGTACGTGATATTTACAGGGAATTGACTCTTCTTGTCCCACTTATGGATGACGGTTCTGACATGAAGACAAAGATGGATACGATGCTCCAAAGTGTTGTGAAAATAGAGAATG CATGCTTTAGTGTTCGTGTGAGAGGATCAGAGTACATTCCGCTTCTAGGGTCCAGCGATCCAAGTTCTTTCTTAGTGGGAGTATCTGATGCGGAATTATGA
- the LOC105794263 gene encoding uncharacterized protein LOC105794263 isoform X1 — protein MLLCSSSAAIRRISVSWLIMANNSNFKSHRLSRSDDAALALESSTKRPGTMSTHSSLKDAFSSYADHLNALNEKRERIVKASRDVTMNSKKVIFQVHRISKANREEVLEKAEKDLAAVRDQHISRLVKELQGTDFWKLRRAYSPGVQEYVEAATFFKFCQTGTLLNLDEINASLLSLSDPSLEPLQINLLDYLLGLADLTGELMRLAIGRISDGEVEYSERICQFVRDIYRELTLLVPLMDDGSDMKTKMDTMLQSVVKIENACFSVRVRGSEYIPLLGSSDPSSFLVGVSDAEL, from the exons CTAACAATTCTAACTTCAAATCCCACCGCCTCTCTCGTTCTG ATGATGCTGCTTTGGCGTTAGAGAGCTCCACTAAAAGACCTGGAACTATGAGCACCCATTCCTCCCTCAAGGACGCCTTTTCTTCCTACGCTGATCACCTCAATGCCCTC AATGAAAAACGCGAAAGGATTGTAAAAGCCAGTCGTGATGTAACTATGAATAGTAAAAAAGTCATATTTCAGGTGCACAG AATCAGTAAAGCCAACAGAGAGGAAGTTTTGGAAAAGGCCGAAAAGGATTTAGCTGCAGTGAGAGATCAGCATATTTCCCGACTGGTGAAAGAGTTGCAAGGGACTGATTTTTGGAAGCTACGGCGAGCATACTCTCCGGGG GTACAAGAGTACGTTGAAGCTGCAACATTCTTCAAATTCTGCCAAACCGGAACTCTTTTGAATCTTGATGAGATAAATGCTAGTTTACTATCACTTAGTGATCCATCTCTTGAGCCTTTGCAAATTAACCTCCTTGACTATCTCTTAGGG CTAGCAGATTTGACTGGAGAGCTGATGCGGTTAGCAATTGGTCGAATATCTGATGGTGAAGTAGAATATTCTGAGAGAATATGCCAGTTTGTACGTGATATTTACAGGGAATTGACTCTTCTTGTCCCACTTATGGATGACGGTTCTGACATGAAGACAAAGATGGATACGATGCTCCAAAGTGTTGTGAAAATAGAGAATG CATGCTTTAGTGTTCGTGTGAGAGGATCAGAGTACATTCCGCTTCTAGGGTCCAGCGATCCAAGTTCTTTCTTAGTGGGAGTATCTGATGCGGAATTATGA